The following DNA comes from Methanomassiliicoccales archaeon LGM-DZ1.
CTGGCATCGGCGCCTTCGAACTGGTATCCCTCAGCCTCCAGGCCCTTGACGCGGTCGGCGATGGCGCCGGAGTCGGCGCCCTCCTCGATCCCGAGCTCGCGGAGCTTCTCGGCGATGCTCGCCTTCCCGGCCATGTCGGAGACCAGCACGCGGCGGGAGTTCCCGACCGAGGACGGGTCGATGTGCTCATAGGTGCGCGGGTCGCGGACCAGGGCGGAGACGTGCATCCCGCCCTTGTGCGCGAAGGCGTCCTCGCCCACGAACGGCAGGCCCGGAGGGCGGACGAGGTTCTCCACGTCGGCGATGCCGGCGGACAGCTGGGTCAATCTCTTCAGGTCCACGCCGAGGTCCATGCCCATTTTGGTCCCCAGGATCCCGGCGACGGTGCAGAGGTCGGCGTTCCCGCAGCGCTCCCCTATCCCGTTGACCGTTCCCTGGACCATCTCCGCGCCGGCCTTGACGGCGGCGACGGAGACCGCGGCGGCGAGGCCGCAGTCGTTATGGGCGTGAATGCCGACGGGGGCATCGAACTCTCCCGAGACCTTCTTCACGATCTCGGATACGCGGTCGGGAAGGGTCCCGCCGTTGGTGTCGCAGAGCACAAGCCAGTCGGCGCCTGCCGATACGGCCGCCCCGAGGCACTGCATCGCGTAGCCGGGGTTGGCGGCGTACCCATCGAAGAAATGCTCAGCATCGAACACGGCCTCTTTGCCCCTGTCTTTCAGGAAGCGGACGGAGCCGGAGATCATCTCCAGGTTCTCCTCCAGGGTCGTGCGGAGCGCCTTCTCGACATGGAAGTCCCAGGTCTTTCCGAACACGGTGCAGACGGTGGCCGGCGACGAGGCGAGGGCGGACAGGCAGGCGTCCTCGCTCTCCGGCACCCCAGCGCGGCGGGTGCTCCCGAAAGCGCAGAGCCTGGACCTTCTCAGTTCCGGCGGGTCTCTGAAGAACTCATCGTCGACAGGGTTGGAGCCCGGCCATCCTCCTTCGATGTACGGTATCCCGAAGGCGTCAAGCCGGCGGGCGACCTCGCGTTTGTCGGCGGCGGAGAACGATACTCCGTCCCCCTGGGCCCCGTCGCGGAGGGAAGTATCGTAGAGCCAGACGTCAGGCATGCCCGCGCCTCTCGTCCAGAATGGCGATGAGGTCGCTGAGGATTGCGGAGGCGGTCTCGATCTTACCGGCCCCTCTGCCGGTGATGGTGATGGGCCCGGCCAGGTCTGCTTCGATCTGGGCGATGTTCAGCGTCCCGCTGATGCTGAGCGGATGGCCGACAGGTATGAGCCTGGGACTTACTTCCAGCTTGGTCTCGGACACCTCTCCGATGAGGCGTATGACCATGTTGTGGGATGCGGCCTGGGCAACGGCCTCGGCCGTGATCTTGCT
Coding sequences within:
- the cimA gene encoding citramalate synthase codes for the protein MPDVWLYDTSLRDGAQGDGVSFSAADKREVARRLDAFGIPYIEGGWPGSNPVDDEFFRDPPELRRSRLCAFGSTRRAGVPESEDACLSALASSPATVCTVFGKTWDFHVEKALRTTLEENLEMISGSVRFLKDRGKEAVFDAEHFFDGYAANPGYAMQCLGAAVSAGADWLVLCDTNGGTLPDRVSEIVKKVSGEFDAPVGIHAHNDCGLAAAVSVAAVKAGAEMVQGTVNGIGERCGNADLCTVAGILGTKMGMDLGVDLKRLTQLSAGIADVENLVRPPGLPFVGEDAFAHKGGMHVSALVRDPRTYEHIDPSSVGNSRRVLVSDMAGKASIAEKLRELGIEEGADSGAIADRVKGLEAEGYQFEGADASFELLVRKMRGELRPAFRLDGFRLFIDAGAGGGITSEASIKVSDLRGETEHTAADGHGPVDALNNAIRKALSRFFPVIDSMKLTDYKVRVLDAKAATASTVRVLITTSDGVRSWTTVGVSENVIEASLYALLDSVEYAVYKEKEGRTK